The sequence below is a genomic window from Lysobacter stagni.
GGCCGGGCTCCAGCGCCTTGCGACGCCAGCCGGCGAGGGCGTCCGGCCATTCGCCCTGGTCCATCAGCGCTTCCAGCCAGCGGCGCGAGGCGAGCACGCCGTCGGGCAGGCCCAGCTCGGCGCTGCGCGCGGCGACGACGTCCTGCAGTTTGCGCAGGCGCTGCTTGTCTCGGGTTTCGGCGGCGGTGGCGTCGGGCGCGCTGGCTTCGTCCGGCAGTGGCGTGTTCAACGCGTTCCACACGGCCTCGCCCAGCTTGCGGGGCGCCTTGGGATGCGCGTCGAGCGCACGCTGCAGGCCAGCGCGGTCGATCGGCGGGTTGCGCGCGAGAGTGACGGCCAGCTCGTTGTCGAGGATCCAGCTGCGCGGACGGTCGTTGTCGCGGGCGTAGGCATCGCGCCAGCGCAACAGCCGAAGCAGGCGCAGCTGTGCGTCACGCGCGAGGAACTGCGCGCTGCGCATCGACAGGTGCGGCCAACGTTCGCCCGACTCGGTCTCCGCATTGTGCAGCGTGCGAGCCGCGTCCTCGGCTAGCCATTCGCGCCGGCCCAGCATGTCCAGGCGCTGGTCCAGCTGGTCGTGCAGTTCGAACAGGTGGCGCACGTCGTCGGCGGCGTATTCCAGCTGCGAGGCCGACAGCGGACGACGCATCCAGTCCGAACGCGTCTCGCCCTTGGCCAGCACGATGCCGGTCAGCTGTTCCACCAGCTTCTGGTAGCCCAGGCCGCCGCCCACTCCGGCCAGCGCCGCAGCGAGCTGGGTGTCGAACAGAGGCCGGGGTACCACGCCACACGCATGCATGAACGCCACAAGATCCTCGCTCGGGCTGTGCATGATCTTGAGCGTGGCGGGCTCCGAGAGGATCGACGCCAGCGCGGGCAGCATCCCCGCCACCAGCGGATCGACCAGCAGGATGTCCGGGTCGTCCGTGCCGTTGTCCACGGCGATCTGCACCAGCGCCAGCTGCGGCCAGTACGTGCGTTCGCGGATGAATTCCGTGTCCAGGCCGATGCGCGACGGCGGCGTTGTGAAGCGGGCGCTCAGATCGGCGGGGGCGGAAATCCAGGCGACGGGCATGTGGAGTGGGTCGTAGGGCTGGGCGGCGGGTTGCCGGGGCGGGCGACAATAGCCTACTTTCGACGCTCCCGGTGCCATGGTCCGTGAAGGCGGTCGGGGACAAGGTCGCAGGCCACGAGAGAGGCGAGGAGGACGATTGCGCGCACGGTTGTTGGCTGGCATCGCGGCAATGACGCTGGTGGCGGGCGGATGCTCGCGCGAGCCCGCCGCGCCCGCGAACGATGCCGCTGCGCGGACGCCCATTGTCACCATCAGCGCGGACCAGGCGGTGTCGCCGGTACCGGCGTGGCGCGTGCCGCCTGTCGCGGTCACCGACGCCAACGTCGACGAACTGAAGAAAACGGCGGCGCTTGCACTGCGCGAGGGTCGTCTGTTCGGCGGCCCGGACGATGCGATTCCCGTCTACTACGCGCTGCGTCGCTTCGATCCGGAGGATGCCGGCGCCAACTCCGGGTTTGACCGGGCGCTGGCCAAACTGCTGGTACGGGGCGACGAAGCGCTGGCCGAACTCGACCGCGATCCGCTGTCGTTGCGCCGCGCGCACGAAATCGCCGCTGTCGCGCGCGCCGTGGCGCCGGCACAGCTGGATGTCGTGGATTACCTCGAACGCCTGGACCGCACCGACGAAGCACAGGAAGCCAACCGCCTGGGTGAGGAAGCGCTCAATGCCGGCCGTCTGGGCGTGGACGCAACCGCCGGCGAGGCGCTGACCTATTTCCACGCTGCTCTGGCGCTTCGCCCCGGCGACATGCGCGCGCGGCAGGGCGTGGCGGCGGTCGAGAGCGCGTTGATCCGCCGGGCCGAAGTCGCGGCCGATCGCGACGATTACGTCGGCGCGCAACGCGAGCTGGACATCGCCGCCCGGGTGAGGCCGTCCAGCGCCACCATCGACGACGCGCGCGCACGCGTGGCCATGCAGCGGATCGCGCGGGTGAACGCGCTGCGCGATGCCGGCCTGGCGGCGCTTTCGCGGGAGGGCGGTATCGACGAGGCACGGCGTCAGCTCGGCGTGCTGCTGCGCATCGCGCCGACGGGCGATCCGGCGACCGCGGAGTTGCGCGAGCGCATCGACCTGGCGACGCACTACGGCCTGTTCCGACCCGGGCAGGTCTTCACCGACGCCATGCAGAGCGGCGGTCGCGGCCCGCAGCTGGTGGTGATCCCGCACGGCGCATTCCGCATGGGGTCGGAAGAGAACGAAGGCGCCGAATCCGAGCGTCCGGCGCGCAACATCCGGTTCGAGCGCGGTCTGGCGATGTCACGCACGGAGATCACCGTCGGCGAGTTCCGCCGCTTCATGCAGGCCACCAAACACCGCGCCCGCGCGACGCGACGCGGCTATTCGACCGCCTACGACGAGCGCAGTGGCAACCTGGTGCGACGTGGCGGCGTGGACTGGCAGTCCGATTACGCCGGGCAGCCCGCCCGCGACGACCTGCCGGTAGTGCACGTCAGCGCGAAGGACGCACAGGCGTACACCGAATGGCTCTCCACGCAGACCGGTCAGCGTTATCGGCTGGCCAGCGAGGCGGAATTCGAATATGCCCTGCGTGCCGGCGGACGCGGTCGCTATCCGTGGGGCGACGGCGCTCCGCCTGCGCGCGCAGGCAACTTCACCGGCGCCAGGGACGTCTCGCCCAGCGGTCGGCGGTGGCGCAACGCGTTCGCCGGTTACGGCGATGGCGCGTGGGGACCGGCACCCGTGGGCAGCTTCCTGCCCAATGCCTTCGGCATCCACGACCTGTCCGGCAATGTCAGCGAGTGGGTCGCCGACTGCTGGCACGACACCTTCCGTCGCGCACCGCGCGACGGCGCGGCCTGGCTGAATCCCGGTTGCCGTTCCAAGGTGGTGCGGGGCGGCTCATGGGCCAGTTCGCCGGAGCACACCCGGTCGGCGTGGCGACAGAGCAACGACGCCAACGCCACGAGCGCGCGGGTAGGATTCCGCGTGGTCCGGGAAATCTGATTCACGCCCGTACGCGCGACTTACAGTGAAGGCTCCAGGACCGAGCGGGAGACGCAGATGAGGGTCGATCCTTTGGGCCAGGCGCGACAGCAGGGACGCCCACGACGTGGCTTCGGTGGCATCCGCTGGTGGATCCTGATCCTGTTCGCCGGCTATGCCGCCTGGTCGTGGTTCGGCAGTGCGCGGGTCGATCCCTACACGGGGGAGACCGCGCATTACGGAACCACCGCGGACGAGGAAGTGCAGCTGGGTGCGCAGGCGTTCCAGCAGGTGCTGGGCGATGCCAACGCGCAGGGTGCGCTGTTGCCGCCGGATGCACAGGCCAGCCGTGACATTCGCGAGATCGCCCAGCGGCTCATCCAGCGCGTGCCGCAGGTGACGAGCGCGCTGGCCGCACAGAATGGGCAGCAGGTGCCCACCGAACACCAGAATTTCCAGTGGGACGTGGCGGTGATCCAGTCCGACCAGGCCAATGCGTTCTGCCTGCCCGGCGGCAAGATGGCCGTCTACACCGGCCTGATCCCGGTCGCGAAGACCCGCGACGCGATGGCGGTGGTGATGGGGCACGAGATCGCCCACGCCCTGTTGCGCCACGGCAGCCAGCGCATGGCGCAGCAGAAACTGGTGCAGATGGGGCAGATGGCTGCCGGCGCCGCCGTGGGCGGGATGGATCCGCAGCAGCAGCAGGCGGTCATGGCCGCACTCGGCGCTGGCGCGCAATACGGGCTGGTCCTGCCGTACGGACGCAATCACGAAACGCAGGCCGACAAGGTCGGGCTGATGCTGGCCGCCGCCGCGTGTTACGACCCGAAGGAGGCGATCCCGCTATGGGAGCGGATGTCGGAGCTCGGAGGCGGTGAACGGCCGCCGGAGTTCGCGTCGACCCATCCCGATCCGGCCAACCGCATCCAGGTGTTGCAGTCGCTGATGCCGCAGGCGGAGCAGTTCCGCGCGCAGTACTGTGGCACCGGCGCGCAGGCGACGGCCTCGGTGCGATAACAGGAAATCGAGCGCGCGGTGCGCGCGCTCAGCGCTTGCTGGGTTCGCGCTCGCCCTTGGCCTTGGTCGGCGGGGGCGACGGACTCTGGCCGACGTTGCCGGACAGGTTGCGCTGGAACTCGTTCCACATCTGCAGGTTGCGCTCGGTCAGCTGGTTCATCAGCGCCCACGGCGTCTGGCCGAGGATGCCGCCCATCTGGTTGCGGAACTGCTGCTGCTGGTCCAGGAAGACCTGCATCGAACGCTCCAGGTAGCTGCCCATGAAGCCCTGCAGCGAATCGCCGTAGAAGCGGATGATCTGGCTCAGCAGCTGCGTGGACAGGACCGGTTCGCCGTCCTGTTCGTGCTCGGCGATGATCTGCAGCAGCACCTGGCGGGTGAGGTCGTCGCCGCTGCGCGCGTCACGCACCTCGAACTCCTCGCCATCGACGATGAGCTGGCGCACGTCCTCGATGGTGATGTAGCTCGAAATCTCGGTGTCGTAGAGCCGTCGGTTCGGGTACTTCTTGATGACGCGCGTCGAGGCCATGGAGCTTCGGCTCTAAATCGTGATGCTTCGCAGCATGGCTCAGCGCGGCGGGCCTTGCAACTGCCGTCAGGCGGACCGTCGACGCGCGCGGCCCACACGTGCCTGCGTGAACGGGGAGCCGGCTGGCGGCAAGGACAACGCCGCCTGAAAAACGTCGCAATCCGACGCGAGCCGTCACCGTTCGACGCGGTCACCAACCCATGTGGTGGCCGCCGTTGATGTCCAGGTTCGAGCCGGTGATCCATGCCGCCTCATCCGCGGTCAGGAAGGAAACCGCGTAGGCGATCTCATCCGGCGTGCCGAGCCGGCC
It includes:
- a CDS encoding SUMF1/EgtB/PvdO family nonheme iron enzyme, encoding MTLVAGGCSREPAAPANDAAARTPIVTISADQAVSPVPAWRVPPVAVTDANVDELKKTAALALREGRLFGGPDDAIPVYYALRRFDPEDAGANSGFDRALAKLLVRGDEALAELDRDPLSLRRAHEIAAVARAVAPAQLDVVDYLERLDRTDEAQEANRLGEEALNAGRLGVDATAGEALTYFHAALALRPGDMRARQGVAAVESALIRRAEVAADRDDYVGAQRELDIAARVRPSSATIDDARARVAMQRIARVNALRDAGLAALSREGGIDEARRQLGVLLRIAPTGDPATAELRERIDLATHYGLFRPGQVFTDAMQSGGRGPQLVVIPHGAFRMGSEENEGAESERPARNIRFERGLAMSRTEITVGEFRRFMQATKHRARATRRGYSTAYDERSGNLVRRGGVDWQSDYAGQPARDDLPVVHVSAKDAQAYTEWLSTQTGQRYRLASEAEFEYALRAGGRGRYPWGDGAPPARAGNFTGARDVSPSGRRWRNAFAGYGDGAWGPAPVGSFLPNAFGIHDLSGNVSEWVADCWHDTFRRAPRDGAAWLNPGCRSKVVRGGSWASSPEHTRSAWRQSNDANATSARVGFRVVREI
- a CDS encoding M48 family metallopeptidase, which gives rise to MRVDPLGQARQQGRPRRGFGGIRWWILILFAGYAAWSWFGSARVDPYTGETAHYGTTADEEVQLGAQAFQQVLGDANAQGALLPPDAQASRDIREIAQRLIQRVPQVTSALAAQNGQQVPTEHQNFQWDVAVIQSDQANAFCLPGGKMAVYTGLIPVAKTRDAMAVVMGHEIAHALLRHGSQRMAQQKLVQMGQMAAGAAVGGMDPQQQQAVMAALGAGAQYGLVLPYGRNHETQADKVGLMLAAAACYDPKEAIPLWERMSELGGGERPPEFASTHPDPANRIQVLQSLMPQAEQFRAQYCGTGAQATASVR
- the phaR gene encoding polyhydroxyalkanoate synthesis repressor PhaR → MASTRVIKKYPNRRLYDTEISSYITIEDVRQLIVDGEEFEVRDARSGDDLTRQVLLQIIAEHEQDGEPVLSTQLLSQIIRFYGDSLQGFMGSYLERSMQVFLDQQQQFRNQMGGILGQTPWALMNQLTERNLQMWNEFQRNLSGNVGQSPSPPPTKAKGEREPSKR
- the rnd gene encoding ribonuclease D, whose protein sequence is MPVAWISAPADLSARFTTPPSRIGLDTEFIRERTYWPQLALVQIAVDNGTDDPDILLVDPLVAGMLPALASILSEPATLKIMHSPSEDLVAFMHACGVVPRPLFDTQLAAALAGVGGGLGYQKLVEQLTGIVLAKGETRSDWMRRPLSASQLEYAADDVRHLFELHDQLDQRLDMLGRREWLAEDAARTLHNAETESGERWPHLSMRSAQFLARDAQLRLLRLLRWRDAYARDNDRPRSWILDNELAVTLARNPPIDRAGLQRALDAHPKAPRKLGEAVWNALNTPLPDEASAPDATAAETRDKQRLRKLQDVVAARSAELGLPDGVLASRRWLEALMDQGEWPDALAGWRRKALEPGLAPLLAEPN